The Paracoccus albus region CGGCCCATCCGATCACGCGGCCGGTGCTCGAAGCGACGCTAGAGACCTGCGATGACAGTGTCCGGGGGGTACGTGACCGGGCCGTGCTGATGCTGGGCTTTGCCTCGGGCGAGCGGCGGCGTTCGGAAATCGCCGGGGACTACGAAAGAAGGTCGCTACCCAACTCGTCTCCATCTCTCAGTCGCTGGACTTCATGGCCAGCCCATCTACGATTCCAAAGTAAACGGCAAATACACGTGAGATCCTTGCAGATCCTCTGCCCCTCATGGCCCACGACATATGCCCGCCTTGACTCTCCTAATCGGGATCGAGCTTTCAATATTGGCAACGTAGGACAGTTTCGTCAGGCGGCGGATCAGGAAATCCTCGAATCCCGCCAGTCCGTCCGTTGCCACGCGCAGCAGATAGTCCCGGTTGCCGGTCATCAGCCAGCAATCCACGACCTCGGGAAAGTTCTGGATGGCGGTTTCGAACTCGGCCAGATCGCGGTCGACCTGCCGGTCGAGTTTCACCGAAACAAAGACCGATACCGGAAACCCCAGTGCCGCCGGGAGTGGACAAAACATGGGGGTCATCTTCGTCGTTGCGGTCCGTGCTAAGGTGAGTTCTTTGCGTGTGGGGCTGCCATGGACGTACGGATTACAATTGAAACTACCTTCGACAACGGGGAGAAGCGCACTCATCAGCTTGACGGCATTTCACGACCATACCGGGTGACCTGCCCAGACGGGATCGGGCTGCGCCTCGAGGAAGGGAAGAGGATCGTCGAACAGATCCAGAGAGTAGTCCTTTACGACCAGGTCGATGAAGTCATTCGAGAAAGCCGCGTATGCCCGGACTGCGCCTCGGTTCGTGCCATTCATGACTATCGCACGCGCGATTTCGACACGCTCTTTGGGCGGGTTCGGGTCAAAGCCGCGCGCTTGCGCCGCTGTTCTTGTGATGCCAGGTCAGCTGCGATGCCCGGCGGGCCGATTTCTCCGCTGACCTATTTCTTTCCTGACCGGGCTACCCCGGAGCTGCAGCGGCTCCATGCGGAACTCGGGTCCCGGCATTCCTTTCGCGAAGCCGCGCGGCTGATGAAAAGCTTTCTCCCCTGCCATCCGCCCCATCACACCACGGTGCGTGACCGGTTGGGAAGAGTAGCCACTGCACTCGAGAAAAGTCGAAGGGCATCAGGCGATCCCGTTGAAGCACCGCCCAAAGGTGGTTTGACGGTTTTTCTGGATGGTGCGCATATCCGCTGTCGACCGGAATATCAGCAGCGACATCTGGATCTTGTGGTCGGCAAGATTGAAAGTCGCAATATGTGCCGACGATTTGGCTTGGTCGCCAATGCGACGGCATCGCCAGGCAGCCGTATCCGAAAAGAGCTGTCCGACTATGGATGGAAGCCAGGCCGTCTGTTGACGGTAATCTCTGATGGCGAGCTTGCTCTCCCGAACCTCATACGGAATGCCATCGGTGGCGACGGCCAGGTGAAGCATATCCTCGACTGGTGGCACATCTCGATGCGCATTCGACATGTCGAGGCCGCCGTTCAGGGTCTAGTCCAGATACCGGGTTTCACTGGAATTCCGGTGCTGTTCCAGCGCCCCGCGAAAAGCCTCCGCTGGTGCCTGTGGCATGGCAGAGCACGGGTGGCGGAAACATATCTGAAGGGGCTTATGCACGATTGTACCCGCCTTGCAGAAGAACCACTCGCTGTCCGCACCGCTGCCGCTCGTGTGCAGGCCAGATGCGATACACTGTACACCTATCTCGCTAACAACATGGAATCCCTCGTCGACTATGGCCGACGGTATCGTAACGGGTTGCCCATCTCGTCATCTCGTGCCGAAGGAGCAGTCGATGACATTGCCAATGCCCGCATGGGAAAGCGCAGGAGGATGCGGTGGTCGCCCAAAGGGGCTCACCGAGTAGCCGTCACAAGGGCCGCCGTCCTTGATGGTCGACTGACCGTCGCAAACAGCAGACGGGCCGCATGACCCCCATGTTTTGTCCGCTCCCGATTATCGGACTTCTCGGAATCGTGTGTCTGATCGTCACCATGACCGATTTCCTGATCACGACGGTCGGGACGAACGATAGCAGTCCGATTGCGATACGGATTGCCAAGGTCGCTTTTCGCCTGTTCAGGCGACTGCCCGACACGAACATCAAGCACAAGATCATCGGACCTTTGGTCGTCGCGAGCGTAGCGACATGGTGGATCTTGAGCGTAAATCTGGCCTGGGCAATGATCTTCTACGGGATTTCACGTTCCATAGTGGACCAGGGCACCGGCCAACCGGCAGACCCCGTGGGATTTGTTTCGCATGTAGGCCATCTCCTTTCGACGGTGGGAGGGGGCGCGACATCGCCTGCCAATTCGAATATCGCGCTTCTGGGAGTTGTGGTCGGCGTGAACGGCATGATCGTTCTGACGCTTGCCGTCAGCTTCGTTATGACAACCACGCAGACCGTGGTTCACGGACGCAAGCTGCTGCTGTATCTGGGCGCGGACCGGGACAATGACATGCCTGTTCTGAAGGATCTGGCGGGGCTGACCGCCGAACTAAATGCAGCTCCCTTCGCACTTTTCTTCAGTCATCAGGACCCCGAGATGAGGGTCCCCGAAAGATTGGCCGAGATATTTGACCGCAGGTTCGATGATGCCGCCGTAGATTGGGAGCACCTTGCGCAGGCGCTGCCCTACCTTCGCCGCTACCCGGAAACCGACATGAGGTCGCGCCTGCAGAAGTGGCGAAGAGATTTTTCGGCCAGTCGCATGCCTGCTTCAAAGGAGGGCAACCCTTAGGCGCTCCATACAGGTCGTATGTCACCCCTCATCTTTCGGATATTCAGGCAATTCTTGCAGCTGCCGCCCGACCGCCACCAGCCGCCAGGATTGATTGCCCGATACCAACTGGCGCGCTTCCTCACCGTTCAGTTCAGCGCCTCTCGCAGAAATCACATTGGCGCGGACGAACCGCCCGGTCTCGCGCACCTGCACCTCATGGCCGGGAAACCGCCTGCGGAGGTCTGCGGAAAGCGTGTCGACGATCGGGTGGACATCAGTCGAGTTTAGCTCTCGCGGCGCACCATCCAGAAGCTCCGCCACCGCGATGCGCAAGTTACGCAATCCGTCCCGCAGGATATCGAATGAGATCAGCCCCGCCGCGGCCGCGTCCGCCCACCAGAAACCAAAACCGATGCCGACGATACCCGCGATACCGGCCAGCCCCGTCTTCCAGTCTGCCGCGTTCATGTCGGCATCGGTGAAAAGGATCTTGTCCATTGTCGCGTGCGCCAGTGGCTTCTTCATATGGCCAAGGATGACAGGGGGGATGACGGAATAGACAAGTGCCGCGACCATCAGCCAGCCCAGCCAGACATCCCAGCCAAGGATCGTGACGTTTCCGATGGTGGGGTGTTCCTGCAAGATCAGCGCACTGGCGGCATCATAAAGCAGGAATCCTCCCATGGCAGTCAGTGCCCCGGCCGCCAAGAGAAACGCCAGCGATCCGGCCCGATGAAATCCGAATGGGAATTTGTCTGTTGCCGGTTTGTTTTCGAACTTGCGGGCCAGCAGAAACAGGATGGGCGGCAGCAGGCTGAGGGTGTCCTCGATCCATGCTGTTTTCATCGCCTGGCTGGAGCCCATTGCAAAGTACATTACCGTGATGATCGTCAGCAGCCAGAAGATCGACCACCATTCCAGTCGAGCCGCACGGTGCAGCTTGCGGGCGATTTCATCAGGAATATCGTGATTCATTCCATCAGCCCCCGAATTGCGCGGTTTACCGTGATCAGGAACCTGTTCTCGCCTTTCCGGAGGGCGAGCACCTGATCTTCGGTATCGCCCCCTAAAACCACGTGTCCCACCGGATCAGTCAAGGCAACATCAGCTGCGAAAGGCGTATTCGCGGGAATACGTCCGGCGACGAGGTGAATTTCCCCATTTTCCAACAGCGCAAATAGGGTATGAGGATCGGCAGTCACAAATTCCAGCTCTGCCTGCAGGGCCTCTGCAACCAGCGCGATGGCGTCTGCGTCGACATCATCAAGCGTCTGTGTCAGCGCGCCGACCCTGAGAACGCTGGACCTCACCACTTTCGTCGTGTCGTCTGGATCGGCGGGAAATTTGCACCCCGCCAGCATGGTGAAGGTTAACAGTGCTGTCAGAAGACGCATTATCTGAAGAGACAGAGATGTCTTGGTCACATCAATTCCTATTTTGCAGTCACTCCGCTCACCGATTAAGGATAAAACCACGACCTTTGAGATAGGTTCCCCCCAGCGGAAAAGTAGTTCCACGAAACAGCTTAGACGATTAATGTCCCTACAGGATTTGATCGGGAACCAAAATTGTACTGTGCGGTTCTCCCCTTATAGCTGTTCTTAGCAACTGTATCTTTCAGGGGTGTCTGTGCTCCCATTCCCGTCGGCTTTTGCACAGAGCATTGGCGATGATGACGAGCTTGCGCGCGACGGCCGTGACGATGACCTTGTGTGGTTTCCCGGCTTTACGGAGCCGATCAGCGAACGCTTTGAGTGTCGGGTTATGATGCGAGGCAACCAGCGCTGCCTGGAACATGACATGTCGTAGGGCGCGTCTACCACCGGCGATTGCGCGCTTGCCACGCAACGTTCCGCTGTCCTGCGCCACTGGTGCCAAACCGGTCAGGGCCGCAGCTTCTTCGCCGGTGAGAGCGCCGAGTTCGGGAAGTTCGGCGATCAGCGTTGAGCTGGCGACTGGTCCGATGCCGGGAACGGAACGAAGGATCCGCGCGGTGTCCGCGAGATGCCTGTAGCGCCCCAAAAGCTCTGAAATTCTGCTTTCCAACTCGGTGATCGCAACATCCAACCTCTCCTTCAACTCCACATCGATATCCTCGAACAGCTCTGCCGTTCCCGATTTCTGATGCGCCCGGATCTGCGCCAGAAGCCGCTTTCGCATCTCGACCACCTGTACCCGTCTGGTGGTCAAGGCCCTGAGAAGACGTAGATGTTCGGCGGGAAGTGTTCGTCCTGCCTCGGGTCTGAAGACCAAGAAGCGCGCTATGAGTTCGGCATCGATCCTGTCGGTCTTTGCTCGGGTTCCAAGGCTGCGCGCGAAGGCCTTGACCTGGGCCGGCGGCACTTGGCGGGCCTCGACGCCTGCATCCTGAAGATAGGACCAGAGCCGCCATTCCTGCCCACCCGTCGCTTCGAAACAGACGACGGCTCTCTGGTCGTGAGCGAGATCGGACACCGCGACATGGCCATTATCGGTATTGGGGATGCGATGACGCTGACCGTCCGGAAGGCAGTGAATATCGAGCCAGTCTCGGCTCACATCTATCCCGATGATCCGACCGTGTGTTACCTTCTCCATGCTCTCCTCCTTCTGATACGCGGTCCCACGAGGGCCGCTGGCAACTGTTCGAGACAATGAAGGAGAGGCGGTGCCGACAGGCTAAGAAGCGTGGCCATGCCACAAGGGTCAGACGTCGCGCACCACCCCGTCACGGGTCCTGGCCGGGACACGTGACGGGGTCACGCTAGCAGATCTACGATACAGAAGGGTCAGGATGCATTGATTTCGGTCGCACTGCCTGATTCACGGCTCCGAAAATGGAACTGTGACATGAGCGATCTTTTTTGGCTTAGCGACGCGCAAATGACGCGTCTGGAACCTTTCTTTCCGAAGTCGCACGGAAAGCCCCGGGTCGATGACAAGCGCGTTCTGAGTGGGATAATCTTCATCAACCGCAATCTGAGTGGGATAATCTTCATCAACCGCAATGGGTTAGGTCATGTTGATGGCGTGGATGCCCCCACCTGACGGCATCGCAATGTGCCAATGTGATGCGTGTTGAAGCCATCACAGAAGGAGGGAGCATCCATGTCCGAGGTTACGATTATCGGGATCGATCTGGCAAAGCGCATTTTCCACCTGCACGGTGCCGGTCACGACGGGTCCGTCGTATTTCGCAAAAGGCTTTCGCGTGGCCAGCTGCTTGCGTTCATGTCTCAGGTACCGCGGTGCGTTGTCGCCATGGAGGCGTGTGCGACGGCGCATGGCTGGGGCCGCGCCTTCGAGAAGCTTGGACATGAAGTGCGCCTGATCCCGCCGGTCTACGTGAAGCCATTCGTCAAACGCCAGAAGAACGATTGCGCAGATGCCGAGGCGATCGTGGAAGCTGCGGTGCGTCCGACAATGCGCTTTGTGGCTTTGAAGACCGAAGACCAGCAAGCCCGCGCGATGCTGTTTCGAACGCGGCAGATGTTTGTCGGCCAGCGCACTCAAATGATCAACGCCCTTCGCGGGCATCTTGCCGAACATGGCCTGGTCGCTGCGCGAGGAGTTGCCCAGCTCAAGAAGCTTGCGGACGCCATCGGCGACGTGAACACGCGCTTGCCCGCCACGGTCCGAGACCTCGGCCAGATGTATCTGAACGCGATCGAAGGGTTGAGTGAACGCATTGCGGAACTCGACCGCAAGATGGGCCAAGCTACGAAGGAAGCAGCATCGACGCGTCGTGCTCAAACCATGCCCGGGGTCGGGCCGATCACGGCATTGGCGATTGAAACATTTGCACCTGATCTGACCAGCTTTCGGCGCGGTAGGGACTTTGCCGCGTGGTTGGGGCTCGTGCCCCGCCAGCATTCGACAGGAGGCAAACCACGCCTGGGCAAAACCTCGAAGATGGGACAGCGGGACATCCGAAGGCTCCTGATCTCCGGCGCAATGGCTGTGCTGCAGGCGGTCGAGCGCTATGGCAGCTCAAAACATGGATGGCTTGTTCGCTTGCGTGGGCGCAAGCCACGCATGGTTGCCGCTGTCGCCTTGGCGAACAAAATGGCGCGAGGTCTCTGGGCCATGATGACTAAACAGGAAGATTACCGGAACCCGGCGGCGACGATGGCATGACAGAGCAAAGCTTGCCATCGCGCCTCGGTACGTCGGGCGTGTGAGGAGGTCACTGAACAGTAAGGGCAAAGGATCGACAAGATCCGGGTTGGAGAAAGCAGCATTTGTCGTGGAGCCGAAGAGCTCGCTCTGTTGATTTGCCTCTGACCCGCGCATCGCCATAACGGCCTGCGGCCACGTTCGAGCCGCACCATGAGGCCTGATACATGACCGCATCCGATCACGCGCCTGAGCTGTTCAAATACCACTTGCACGAAAGGGGGCATCCATACATGACAAATGGCGGAGCCATAAGCGGATCGACGTGATGTCGATGAAGCCGAGGAAGCTTTCCGCGGTCTTGTCGTAGCGGGTCGCGACACGCCTGGCGTTCTTGAGTTTGTTGAAGCAGCGTTCGACCAGATTACGCAGGCGATACAGGGAGCGATCGACACCAATCCGCTTCTTGCGAGACTTGCGCATCGGTATCACGGGCAGGACGTTGCGCGCTTCCATGCCGTCTCTGATCTTGTCTGCATCGTAGCCGCGATCCGCGAGCAGCACGCTTGGGCGGGGCAGATTATCCGCCATCACCAGATCGAAGCCGAGATAGTCTGACGTCTGGCCCGGCGTAATCTCTGTCCTCATGGGAAGCCCGTGTGCATTGACGAGGAGGTGGATCTTGGTCGTAAAACCACCTCGAGAACGGCCGAAACCCTGTCGTGGAGTCCCCCTTTAGCGCCCGCTGCCTGATGGTGGGCGCGGATCACGGTGCTGTCGATCATCTGCAGGGCGCTTGGCACGGATCCGCTCTGGTTCAGGGCCTCCATGATGTCCTCCCAGAGCCCGGTCAACGTCCAGCGCCGGAATTGCCGATAGACGCTCGACCATTTGCCGAACTCCCCGGGAAGATCGCGCCATGGCGCCCCGGTTCGGGCAATCCAGAAGATCCCATCAAGAACGAGGCGGTGGTTGGTGGGTTTGCGCCCGTTCGGGGCGCGGACAGCGAGGATGAAGCGCTCAAAGAACGCCCATTCCTCGTCCGACATAAGGTCTCGTGCCAAGCTGGTCTCCATCGCAGATGCCAGCTTGAATCATGCTCAAAGACTGATGTGAATCCCTTTTGTCAACACAACCTAGTCTACGCCCCAATCTGCGCCAAATGTTCTGACGACGGACACCGGAGGACACGAAGGTCTGGTGTATTTCTCTTTAGCACAACGAAACCGCCCCACGTGTCACCAAATGCAGGATTTTGGCCCGCGCGGTCGGGATGAAATTCGACACTCAAGTCTCTTGACCCTGCTTGGGATGCTGGAAACAGCGATGCAAATTTCCACTGACTGAAGATGAGGCCGGGTTGACTGTAACAGGATCCCCAACCTTGTGGGTTGTGCAGATTACGTGATCTCACCCCCTGCCGAAAGGCTTTCACGCGGTGAGCATCGTGAAGAGCGGTAAAATACAGAACCACAGGATAAAGGTCAGCGCCAGAACCATCGTGCCGTCGATGCGACGCGGAATTGCCTCCTTCTCGCGCTCCTTTAAGAAACGTGTCACCAGCCCGGCGGCGTGCAGGGTTATGAGAACGGTGGGAACAGCCCCGTAAATTCCCGGAAGCAAGACGAACTGCAAAAGAATGGCCGTCACCGTTGCGGCCACGACCAAAGCCGCCGCGATCAGGAAAGCATTACGTATTCCGAAACGCACAACAACTGTGACTTTCGACACCGCCTTATCTGCGTCATGATCCGGTACACCGGACAAAATGATCGCAGGAAGAATCGACAGGCCCAGAGGCGCGGCGATCAGCCAGGGTTCGGCACCGGCGATCGACCCACTTTGCAACGCCATGCCAAGGAGGATCGGCATGACGCTGTGGGTGATCCCCACATCCACTTCGCCCAGCGTCCGGTAACTGAGTTTCAGCGGCGGGACGGTGTAGCCGGTGGCCAAAACGGCCAGGCCGATGACAATCCCGGCGACAACCCAGGGCGACGGGCCCCCCACGATCAGGAGACCTGCAACCGCCATGGCCAGCGCGAAGGCCACCCCGGCACCGATCCACAGCCGTTTTCGCGTAATCCCGCCTTGGTGCAGGATCCGGGAACCGCCGTTGAACGGCCCCCAGAACCTGTTGCGCCGGTCGCTTTCGAAATCGAGAAGATCGTTCGAGAACACCGTTGCAGCTTCGAGCGTGAACATGAAAAGATACCCGAGCCAGAAAAGCAGGTGGTTGAACTCTTCGCCGCCCGACGACAGCATCGCACCGATCAGATA contains the following coding sequences:
- a CDS encoding Lrp/AsnC family transcriptional regulator is translated as MSALLPVVEGSFNCNPYVHGSPTRKELTLARTATTKMTPMFCPLPAALGFPVSVFVSVKLDRQVDRDLAEFETAIQNFPEVVDCWLMTGNRDYLLRVATDGLAGFEDFLIRRLTKLSYVANIESSIPIRRVKAGICRGP
- a CDS encoding ISKra4 family transposase → MDVRITIETTFDNGEKRTHQLDGISRPYRVTCPDGIGLRLEEGKRIVEQIQRVVLYDQVDEVIRESRVCPDCASVRAIHDYRTRDFDTLFGRVRVKAARLRRCSCDARSAAMPGGPISPLTYFFPDRATPELQRLHAELGSRHSFREAARLMKSFLPCHPPHHTTVRDRLGRVATALEKSRRASGDPVEAPPKGGLTVFLDGAHIRCRPEYQQRHLDLVVGKIESRNMCRRFGLVANATASPGSRIRKELSDYGWKPGRLLTVISDGELALPNLIRNAIGGDGQVKHILDWWHISMRIRHVEAAVQGLVQIPGFTGIPVLFQRPAKSLRWCLWHGRARVAETYLKGLMHDCTRLAEEPLAVRTAAARVQARCDTLYTYLANNMESLVDYGRRYRNGLPISSSRAEGAVDDIANARMGKRRRMRWSPKGAHRVAVTRAAVLDGRLTVANSRRAA
- a CDS encoding cation transporter encodes the protein MNHDIPDEIARKLHRAARLEWWSIFWLLTIITVMYFAMGSSQAMKTAWIEDTLSLLPPILFLLARKFENKPATDKFPFGFHRAGSLAFLLAAGALTAMGGFLLYDAASALILQEHPTIGNVTILGWDVWLGWLMVAALVYSVIPPVILGHMKKPLAHATMDKILFTDADMNAADWKTGLAGIAGIVGIGFGFWWADAAAAGLISFDILRDGLRNLRIAVAELLDGAPRELNSTDVHPIVDTLSADLRRRFPGHEVQVRETGRFVRANVISARGAELNGEEARQLVSGNQSWRLVAVGRQLQELPEYPKDEG
- a CDS encoding transporter substrate-binding domain-containing protein, which produces MTKTSLSLQIMRLLTALLTFTMLAGCKFPADPDDTTKVVRSSVLRVGALTQTLDDVDADAIALVAEALQAELEFVTADPHTLFALLENGEIHLVAGRIPANTPFAADVALTDPVGHVVLGGDTEDQVLALRKGENRFLITVNRAIRGLME
- a CDS encoding IS110 family transposase; this translates as MEKVTHGRIIGIDVSRDWLDIHCLPDGQRHRIPNTDNGHVAVSDLAHDQRAVVCFEATGGQEWRLWSYLQDAGVEARQVPPAQVKAFARSLGTRAKTDRIDAELIARFLVFRPEAGRTLPAEHLRLLRALTTRRVQVVEMRKRLLAQIRAHQKSGTAELFEDIDVELKERLDVAITELESRISELLGRYRHLADTARILRSVPGIGPVASSTLIAELPELGALTGEEAAALTGLAPVAQDSGTLRGKRAIAGGRRALRHVMFQAALVASHHNPTLKAFADRLRKAGKPHKVIVTAVARKLVIIANALCKSRREWEHRHP
- a CDS encoding IS110 family transposase, which gives rise to MSEVTIIGIDLAKRIFHLHGAGHDGSVVFRKRLSRGQLLAFMSQVPRCVVAMEACATAHGWGRAFEKLGHEVRLIPPVYVKPFVKRQKNDCADAEAIVEAAVRPTMRFVALKTEDQQARAMLFRTRQMFVGQRTQMINALRGHLAEHGLVAARGVAQLKKLADAIGDVNTRLPATVRDLGQMYLNAIEGLSERIAELDRKMGQATKEAASTRRAQTMPGVGPITALAIETFAPDLTSFRRGRDFAAWLGLVPRQHSTGGKPRLGKTSKMGQRDIRRLLISGAMAVLQAVERYGSSKHGWLVRLRGRKPRMVAAVALANKMARGLWAMMTKQEDYRNPAATMA
- a CDS encoding IS5 family transposase (programmed frameshift); the protein is METSLARDLMSDEEWAFFERFILAVRAPNGRKPTNHRLVLDGIFWIARTGAPWRDLPGEFGKWSSVYRQFRRWTLTGLWEDIMEALNQSGSVPSALQMIDSTVIRAHHQAAGAKRGTPRQGFGRSRGGFTTKIHLLVNAHGLPMRTEITPGQTSDYLGFDLVMADNLPRPSVLLADRGYDADKIRDGMEARNVLPVIPMRKSRKKRIGVDRSLYRLRNLVERCFNKLKNARRVATRYDKTAESFLGFIDITSIRLWLRHLSCMDAPFRASGI
- a CDS encoding NAD(P)H-dependent oxidoreductase — translated: MSDTSVPSLASDPLKVLILLGHPRGPFSLCGALAEHYRDGARGAGCDVRNIDLASLDFDQNVTFASPRSQALEPSLQAIQNDIEWAEHLVFVYPTWWGTYPALLKGFLDRILLPGWAFREITGGTGFEGLLTGRTAELLTTMDTPALVQTLINKAPGRNAMSRATLGFCGIEVTRHTRFGAVNHSTPQAREGWLADAEALGRGLARGPRPPGRRAWATVRPWMIALRLQFYPMTFLAYLIGAMLSSGGEEFNHLLFWLGYLFMFTLEAATVFSNDLLDFESDRRNRFWGPFNGGSRILHQGGITRKRLWIGAGVAFALAMAVAGLLIVGGPSPWVVAGIVIGLAVLATGYTVPPLKLSYRTLGEVDVGITHSVMPILLGMALQSGSIAGAEPWLIAAPLGLSILPAIILSGVPDHDADKAVSKVTVVVRFGIRNAFLIAAALVVAATVTAILLQFVLLPGIYGAVPTVLITLHAAGLVTRFLKEREKEAIPRRIDGTMVLALTFILWFCILPLFTMLTA